One Malaclemys terrapin pileata isolate rMalTer1 chromosome 7, rMalTer1.hap1, whole genome shotgun sequence genomic region harbors:
- the SIRT1 gene encoding NAD-dependent protein deacetylase sirtuin-1, giving the protein MADEATLLLQPRSGRCAAAEGAEPLPKRQRLDSEDGGGRGSGKGLGPERGVGTAPTTGSATRAAAVRLQGEVAAGWSDGEDGAGLRGLPREEPPPQQQQQGEGAETAPSGDAVETAVETAIGYRRSQCSHGSVEAAAPHPDDILFSDEIIANGFHSCDSDEDDRASRASSSDWTPRPRIGPYTFVQQHLMIGTDPRTILKDLLPETIPPPELDDMTLWQIVINILSEPPKRKKRKDINTIEDAVKLLQECKKIIVLTGAGVSVSCGIPDFRSRDGIYARLAVDFPDLPDPQAMFDIEYFRKDPRPFFKFAKEIYPGQFQPSLCHKFIALMDKEGKLLRNYTQNIDTLEQVAGIQRIIQCHGSFATASCLICKYKVDCEAVRGDIFNQVVPRCPRCPPDEPLAIMKPEIVFFGENLPEQFHRAMKYDKDEVDLLIVIGSSLKVRPVALIPSSIPHEVPQILINREPLPHLHFDVELLGDCDVIINELCQRLGGEYTKLCYNSVKLSEITEKPSRMHKEFEMHSAELPPTPLKVSEDSSSPNRMTPPDPLVVLSEHPTEGQAENADPSSESKGNCMEDKLQEVQACSENSESITGQLMNSEHMKDNRSNKEENKEKNEITSSVETLRKCLANRFAKEQISKRLDGTQYLFLPPNRYIFHGAEVYSDSEDDVLSSSSCGSSSDSGSCHSPSLDVEDESEIEEFYNGMEEEDAPEREEETGFGEDGVVQDAVSEPAYINEAAGIDRPSNKL; this is encoded by the exons ATGGCGGACGAGGCGACTCTGCTCCTCCAACCGCGTAGCGGCCGCTGCGCTGCGGCCGAGGGTGCCGAGCCCCTTCCTAAGCGCCAGCGCCTGGACTCGGAAGACGGCGGCGGGCGGGGCTCGGGGAAGGGCCTAGGCCCAGAACGAGGGGTTGGGACGGCGCCCACCACGGGCTCCGCGACTAGGGCGGCGGCGgtgaggctgcagggggaggtagCGGCGGGCTGGAGCGACGGGGAGGACGGGGCCGGGCTGCGGGGCCTGCCCCGCGAGGAGCCGCCTccgcagcagcagcaacagggggagggggcggagacggCGCCCAGTGGAGACGCGGTGGAGACGGCCGTGGAGACGGCCATTGGCTACAGACGGTCGCAGTGTTCACACGGGTCGGTCGAGGCGGCTGCCCCGCATCCTG ATGACATCCTTTTTAGTGATGAAATCATAGCCAATGGTTTCCATTCCTGTGATAGTGATGAAGATGACAGAGCCTCACGTGCAAGCTCTAGTGACTGGACTCCAAGACCACGTATAG GTCCCTACACTTTTGTTCAACAACATCTAATGATAGGCACAGATCCACGGACAATTCTGAAGGATTTGCTACCAGAAACAATCCCTCCTCCTGAACTGGATGATATGACTCTGTGGCAGATTGTTATAAACATTCTTTcagaaccaccaaaaaggaaaaaacgAAAAGATATTAATACTATTGAGGATGCTGTGAAACTTTTACAAGAGTGCAAAAAAATAATTGTCTTGACTGGGGCTGGG GTGTCTGTTTCTTGTGGAATACCTGACTTTCGATCAAGAGATGGCATCTATGCACGCCTTGCAGTAGATTTTCCAGACCTTCCAGATCCTCAAGCGATGTTTGATATAGAATACTTCAGAAAGGATCCaagaccattttttaaatttgcaaaG GAAATATATCCTGGACAGTTCCAACCATCTCTCTGTCATAAGTTCATAGCTTTGATGGACAAAGAAGGAAAACTACTTCGCAACTATACTCAGAACATAGACACACTGGAACAGGTTGCAGGAATCCAAAGGATAATTCAGTGTCATG GTTCCTTTGCAACAGCTTCCTGCCTCATCTGTAAATACAAAGTTGACTGTGAAGCTGTTCGAGGAGACATTTTTaatcag GTTGTTCCAAGATGTCCCAGGTGTCCACCTGATGAACCACTTGCCATCATGAAGCCAGAGATAGTGTTCTTTGGAGAAAACTTACCTGAGCAGTTCCATAGGGCCATGAAGTATGACAAAGATGAAGTTGATCTCCTTATTGTTATTGGGTCTTCACTGAAAGTAAGACCAGTAGCATTGATTCCAA GTTCCATCCCCCATGAAGTGCCTCAGATCTTAATTAATAGGGAACCTTTGCCTCATCTACACTTTGATGTGGAGCTTCTTGGAGACTGTGATGTCATTATTAATGAATTATGTCAAAGGCTAGGTGGTGAATATACAAAACTTTGCTATAACTCTGTAAAACTTTCAGAAATAACAGAAAAGCCCTCACGAATGCACAAGGAATTTGAAATGCATTCAGCTGAGTTACCACCTACCCCTTTAAAAGTTTCTGAAGACTCTAGTTCACCGAACAGAATGACACCACCAGATCCTTTAGTGGTACTTTCAGAGCATCCAACTGAAGGTCAGGCAGAAAATGCTGATCCTTCCTCAGAATCTAAAGGGAATTGCATGGAGGATAAATTGCAAGAAGTACAAGCATGCTCAGAAAACTCTGAAAGTATTACTGGCCAGCTAATGAACTCAGAACATATGAAGGATAATAGATCTAACAAGgaggaaaataaagagaaaaatgaaataaCTTCATCAGTTGAAACATTGAGAAAATGTTTGGCAAACAGATTTGCAAAAGAACAAATTAGCAAGCGGCTTGATG GTACTCAATACTTATTTTTACCACCAAATCGCTACATTTTCCATGGGGCTGAGGTATACTCAGACTCTGAAGACGATGTCCTATCTTCTAGTTCTTGTGGAAGTAGTAGTGATAGTGGTTCTTGTCATAGTCCAAGCTTAGATGTTGAAGATGAAAGTGAGATTGAAGAATTCTATAAtggcatggaggaggaggatgctccagagagagaagaggagactgGATTTGGGGAAGATGGAGTTGTTCAAGATGCAGTTAGTGAACCAGCTTATATAAATGAAGCTGCAGGAATTGATCGTCCATCAAACAAATTGTAA